In a genomic window of Streptomyces koelreuteriae:
- a CDS encoding alpha/beta hydrolase: MTSFDTTPQLNVWRALLALAVVFVMLATTGWTALRNQRGDTPLQASLSAWEHGRIGGHGLPDPETEPKKLARFFASLTAQDRASLVRKYPLAVGNMNGAPVELRYRANRVALEQARKVERERMHDTRLTAVGKQEAGRRMHRFEDLMEPGRHILAFDPEGSGRVAEVFGNLRRADRVSVVVPGVDTDLLTFQRTERKYSAPVGMAESLHAAERKASPSTRTAVIAWADYTAPSGLGIDSATAMRAAEGSVRLNALVRALPGDKPVSLFCHSYGSVVCGVAAGSLPSKVSDIAVAGSPGMSVEKAAQLHTGARVWAMRDADDWIQDVPYLKVGGLGHGADPVSSAFGARVLSAQGAKGHAGYFEPGTASLMNFAEIGVGAYRSVHCAHEDGVCRTGLSGTAAA, translated from the coding sequence GTGACTTCCTTCGACACCACCCCGCAATTGAACGTCTGGCGCGCGCTGCTCGCTCTGGCCGTCGTGTTCGTGATGCTGGCGACCACCGGCTGGACGGCCCTGCGCAACCAGCGGGGCGACACGCCGCTCCAGGCCTCGCTCTCCGCATGGGAGCACGGCCGGATCGGCGGTCACGGACTGCCGGACCCCGAGACCGAGCCGAAGAAGCTGGCCCGCTTCTTCGCCTCCCTCACCGCGCAGGACCGCGCGAGCCTGGTCCGCAAGTATCCGCTCGCGGTCGGCAACATGAACGGCGCCCCGGTCGAGCTGCGCTATCGCGCCAATCGCGTCGCGCTCGAACAGGCGCGCAAGGTCGAGCGGGAACGCATGCACGACACCCGTCTCACGGCGGTCGGGAAGCAAGAGGCCGGCCGGAGGATGCACCGCTTCGAGGACCTCATGGAGCCGGGGCGTCACATCCTCGCCTTCGACCCCGAGGGCTCGGGCCGGGTGGCGGAGGTCTTCGGCAATCTGCGCAGGGCGGACCGGGTCTCGGTCGTCGTGCCCGGCGTGGACACCGACCTGCTCACCTTCCAGCGCACCGAGCGCAAGTACTCGGCGCCCGTCGGCATGGCCGAGTCCCTGCACGCGGCCGAGCGGAAGGCTAGCCCCTCGACCCGTACGGCCGTGATCGCCTGGGCCGACTACACGGCCCCCAGCGGACTCGGCATCGACTCGGCCACGGCGATGCGCGCCGCGGAGGGTTCCGTACGGCTGAACGCGCTGGTGCGGGCGCTGCCCGGCGACAAGCCGGTCTCGCTGTTCTGCCACAGCTACGGCTCCGTGGTGTGCGGCGTCGCGGCGGGTTCGCTGCCCTCCAAGGTGTCCGACATCGCGGTGGCCGGCAGCCCCGGCATGAGCGTCGAGAAGGCCGCCCAACTGCACACAGGCGCCCGGGTGTGGGCCATGCGGGACGCCGACGACTGGATCCAGGACGTGCCGTACCTGAAGGTCGGCGGTCTCGGCCACGGGGCCGACCCGGTGTCCTCCGCGTTCGGTGCGCGGGTCCTGTCGGCGCAGGGCGCGAAGGGTCACGCCGGCTACTTCGAGCCGGGCACGGCAAGTCTGATGAATTTCGCAGAGATCGGCGTTGGCGCATACCGCTCGGTGCACTGCGCGCACG
- a CDS encoding TetR family transcriptional regulator: MNLRERKKQRTRDALLRAALELFATRGYDETTVDDIAAAVDVSQRTFFRYFAGKEETAFFVPRLAEGLVVQALQVRPPDEAPLEALRRAVLESWDTINEAVEEIVPIDLHLRVYRVIESTPALFAAHLRRSAELEEQLARIIAEREGLDVDADPRPRIIVALFGGVIRVTERLWSAGDELSLAGMRQLTTTYLDQVGPALAGNWRTEQSP, translated from the coding sequence TTGAACCTGCGTGAACGCAAGAAGCAGCGCACCCGGGACGCGCTGCTGCGCGCCGCCCTCGAACTGTTCGCCACGCGCGGGTACGACGAGACCACCGTCGACGACATCGCCGCCGCCGTCGACGTCTCGCAGCGCACCTTCTTCCGCTACTTCGCCGGCAAGGAGGAGACGGCGTTCTTCGTGCCGCGACTCGCGGAGGGACTCGTCGTCCAGGCCCTGCAGGTGCGCCCGCCGGACGAGGCCCCGCTGGAGGCGCTGCGCCGGGCCGTGCTGGAGAGCTGGGACACGATCAACGAGGCCGTCGAGGAGATCGTGCCGATCGACCTCCATCTGCGCGTCTACCGGGTGATCGAGTCGACGCCCGCGCTGTTCGCCGCCCATCTGCGGCGGTCGGCCGAGCTGGAGGAGCAGCTCGCGCGGATCATCGCCGAGCGCGAGGGGCTGGACGTGGACGCGGACCCGCGGCCGAGGATCATCGTGGCCCTGTTCGGCGGGGTGATTCGGGTCACCGAACGACTGTGGTCCGCGGGGGACGAACTCAGCCTCGCGGGAATGCGCCAACTCACCACGACATACCTGGATCAGGTGGGTCCGGCACTGGCCGGGAACTGGCGTACAGAACAGTCCCCTTAG